The following DNA comes from Ricinus communis isolate WT05 ecotype wild-type chromosome 10, ASM1957865v1, whole genome shotgun sequence.
AGCCTTGCAATAGCCTTTCGAGTGTAATCAAGAAGTATTTTGGAATCCTTCTGTGCTTTAGCCCTCTTTTCCTCTACTCCAGTCTTTCTTAAAGAAATATCCCCCATTGCTACAAGAAAACTGAAACAAATTTCGATGCTGTAAACCACAAACATTCAAGAAGACAGAACTACTAATAGATGGTAAGATGACTGCCCATTATGGTTCTCATACCCACCTACTTAGCTCAGTATCTCTTATATTCAACAAGTTTGCCACATTTGCAAGAACTTGAGCAGATCCAACTACATTCGAAGGCAAACTCTCTTGCGCTAGTCCTACATTCTCCAATATCTCTCTAATCCTTGCAGCTGTATCCATCAAATTCAACCACAAAAAAGCTTTCAATAAGACCAGTAATTAAGAATCTCTGGTAGAATTTCGTTTAGCAGCACTAATCTGTGCGGATCACTACAATTCCCAAGAGATGAAAAATAGTATCATAAATACCAACAGAAAATCACACTCATGCCATAATCGGAATTACAGTTCATAAAgtgcaaagaaaaaaaaataaaaaaccaaaTAACAAAACAACAACATCAATCTCTACGGATCACCACAATTCCCAAAAAGAAATCGTAAACCAAATaacaaaatgaattttttcacaaaaaatttgatattgaaaACATACCCATGCCTCAATTGAGAATTTATGATTCATGCCCAGAAACATGTCTATTCTTACAATcggaataagaaaataaatccaatCAAACGcaaacaacaaaaaagaaaagaaaagaaatcataacCCATCagcaaaatctaaaaaaactCGAAATTCCAATCACACCCATGTTCATACATTTGATAAGAAGGAGCAGAAACAGATCTATGAATAGAACTATGGACAATAAGAGaataaatgcaaaaaaaaaaaaaaaagaagaaaaaaggtaCCTTGGGCGCGATACTCAGTAGCTTTCTGGCGAAAATCATTAGCAAGAATATTAGCAGCATTTGTTTTTGATTGGGAGAGAGTGGCTAGATTATACAAATGAGAAATGCTGCGTTGGGTGTACTCAAATTCAGGAACATCTTTCCCTGCAGCCTCAAATTGAGAGGTGAGCCACGCCTTTACTTCTGATATTCTTGAGGCATCGCTGCCTCCGCTGCTACTGCTATTACTACTACTGGTCTTTTGTTCATTATCAACTTTAGAGATTATATCACTCATTTCTGATATGCTTTGTTGTAACTGGATCTTCTCGCACCTGGGCGGATCAATTCTTTCGCCGTTCAAATTCACGGGCCGCGCTTCGACGATGAAAGACAAAATATTTCATACGGCAAAACGGCAGAGTTTTTGTTctagttatttttcttttatgatagttgttattaatcaataaacaaaaaacaaatataattcaaattgTATTTTATCCATTGGATAAGGGGAAAAGGTGCAATTTTGCCCTTCACGTTTATAGCTAGGACCACATTTGGTATTTTAATgttctaatttttctcttcctAAACTAGTGTATAACCTTAAAAGTCTTGTTTAATGTAATGtcttatttattagaaatataatatgtcgtatttattaaaaatataatatgtcTTATAggcatttattttatcataaatttatatggaTCCAAAgaataatagtttttttttaaattaggcttaattataaaaaaatacacaaattttagtttttttcaatctaataatatttttttaattgtagcAATATCATGCAccacttttaatatttttatatttcgaTATGCTAAACAGGATCCCAACGAAACTAATCCTATTTGGCAATCGAAGCTATGGTGACTTAAACATCTAGGATCCATATATAGTCTTCATATGCAGCCTTGACATACCTCATCTCTATATGCTGTCATTTATGTACTGTTGCTTTGCACTGGTGTACATCTTCAAAACACATGCCAAGAACAAGTATTTATGATCATTCTTTGGATCATAAAccaccttttttctttcaattttgcATTCTTTCAACTCAACCTCATCACTACAAATAGAGTTTACATCACCCTCAGATTCCTCATACTCACTTACAAAACCAGAATCTTCACCAACATCATTTTCTACCCTATTACCAATACTAGCAGTTGTTTTTCTAAACTACAAACCAATGTTGTTGTGTAGTCTATCAACAACCTCATCAGCTGATACATAGTTCTTGTACTTTGCTCTATTATGTCTtgcttaaatattttcttcatcatCTAAAAGTTCATTATCCTCAAGGCCATCATCAGTGTTGCTCTTATAAATTGGTTGATAGTTAGAATCTTCCTCCTTACTAACATCCACACACAAATTCTGTATATGCACTTCATGTTCAACATTTACAATCACACTCATTTTTGACTCAGGTCCATCTAAGTTAATCTCATccacttcattatttttattcataatacTCACTATAGATCCCTTGGTGTTCCCAACACCTAAGACTTCATTACCCTTACAAGTGCTAGGTGATGATTCCACATGTAGTCTATAACCTCATCACTAGTATATTGCATCATTTTCATTAATTGTGTATTATCCAGAATGGTCATCAAACCATCATTTAAGCTTAAACCAAGAACTTTGTAGCTCAACTTAGCCCCAGAGAATTCtagtttttcaatttcatcCTCTAGGTCTAGAAATCCTATCTTATCTAGATCTATACTGTGTTTAGGTTTAATGTCTCCTTctatataaactatattatCTGCAACTGAAGCAAATCGGCCACCGCGATTGATGTACACAGAAAAAAGTGCTCATTCTGTTAAATGCAATAAAACTAGTCATAATGTGTATAGAAACTCTAGTTAACaacataaacaaatatattttcataatctttCATGGACCACCAACTATATAAAAGAATGTTTAACATAGAACCCTCCGAAGTTAGTTTTTTAACTAGAAATCCTAATTAAAAGTTGAATTAATCAGTATcctaaattcaaaatttatttatgtccaacccatataaataatacaaaatattgATGATGTAAAAGTACTGTCATAGATAAACATATACTTACTTATCAGTGGCAACATAGTTAGTTGTTCAAGACCATATAAATGTCCACTTGCTTTAACCAACAGCTctgaaacaaaagaaacttATCGTTATCAGAAAGCGATTTCAATAGAATAGAAGCAAAGTGAAGTCCTTTTTCACTCTCTTACTCCATCTCTAAAAAAAACGGCtatctccttttctctttttctttcaattaggTTTAGTTTATATGAAACAAagggaaaaatattttttatttgtaaaaaattCCTAAATAATGAAACGCACCGTTTCTAAAGTGGATCCTAGGTGTTTAGATCACCAGAGCTCCAATTACCACATAAGATTTGGTGTATCAAATTGCAAAATATTAAAGGCGACATGTGATATTACTACAATTAAAAAAGAcgtgattaaattgaaaaaatactAAAGGTCGTGTActtttttgtaattaagcCTTTAAACTATCActaataatttagaaatatttattctcCATTCTAAAAAGATAGTGCTTTTTCTAATCGTTCCCATAAGCTTGGCTACCAAATAATCAAGTTTATACATATGAGAgttatgaaatataaattattttaattaatattattaattatttttaaaaacactattattaaatcttttataaaagctacaattttaaaatataaaacacaaaaaattaattacctTTGATAACAtccttattaattaatgaaggatatttttaataattatttaccaaattaacaactaaaaaagaaaagtggaCTATAATTTAAGACGGTTGTTGGTGTTGAGTGTTATATCATATGCCTATTGgtcttgatattttttattgtgtgATGCTACTGGAATCGATTTTATACATTCTTAGTTTCCTTTCAGGCTTTGCCTAGTCTTATTTttaccaaaagaaaaactagATTATCTTTTTTGAAATGAGGTTTgcctataaataaattatgattacataaaatattcaaaatataataaaaagaaataaattctttGAGAGAATGATTACAAGACAGTACTGAACTAATCTAACTCTACAAAGACTGTGAGAGGTAAGAGAAGATAGTCTTGTTGATTAAGTGAAATCTTTTTTGGTTGAAAGAAATAGAGGCGAccaatgataataattttgattggGCATATAATCGTATGCActctcttttaaaatatttatatagaaataattagCTTGAGATGAATATTTAAATCCGTCACGAGCAGCTCTAACTTTGAAACCTTAAGAAAATTTAGTTGaagatattaaatatatttaaataatgaaaagctttggctttaatttaataagacAAATGAGttaatgttgttttcttctttatatatatatattttttatttttaatcatcaTCTTATCTTTGTACTTCATAATACCACACAGGTATTCCTAGTCTTGTTCGCTTAAACTATctactttattcttttcattctcTATATTTATTCGAAAGCCAATTTGTCACTTCCTCTCTAGCAGCACTAGACCTAGTGAAGTAGTcgaatttaaattatgaacCAAACCTTTTACATAGGACCAATTCACATTCAACCTATAAATGGATTATAAATTGGTGATTTAAAGACTATTTAGACCTTTGCCAGTGTCTATAAGGCACAAGAGATGCACTAACAGAAAAAGTAAAGGCATCGAATGTTAATGACAACAATTAATAGAGAACCTTTACCCTTTGTGTGGGAGCAAGTAAaaatgaaggtaaagaaaggATTGGAGGATAAAGTGATGTGAGGAGATGAATGtaattttttcttgtttagaaaagaaagagagagagagaaagagagagagagagagagagagaggagaaaCTGAAAGAGCATAAAAGTGATCACCCGAGCCTACCATTATACAATCACCTAAATTTGGAGAGAAATGGAGAAACATTTTACATTGGTGATTGACTTTCTAAATCAGTTTacatatttattcttataagatatttttttaccTATAAATTTTGTATATGGATGAATGAAATTGagattttagatatttttattagaatttactttttaatatagtaaaattttattttatttattttcttttctacaatttcatttatttctaataagaAGAGTGAAAACTGATTTTTTTCTCCCTTATTTTTTCTCCTTCAATTGTTTCTCCTTACTTTATTTCCTGAAAAAACTTGATTCaatctattttttcttattttataatttatgttgtACAAAAAACTTATATAGACTCTTCTTTACATGACTCctattttaatacaaattagGAAAACTAAAGATTAGGAACAAATATCGTAGGAGATAAATACAAGAGCTATATATTGTTAGAagacaaataataaatcaaatcttTTACACTCCCTCTCAAGTTGGTGCATAAAGATTTTACATGCCCACATTGTCTAAAGCTCGGTAAAAACTTTTACTTGATATCACTTTGGTAAGGATATCGACAAGCTGATTTTCAGGTCGGACATGAGGGACTTTAATTATCTTGGTTTCTAATTGCTCGTTAATAAAGTATCTATCTATCTCAACATGTTTTATCCGATTATGCTGAATTAGATTATGAGCTATATTACATGCAGCTTTGTTATCACAATATAGTCTCATAGGACTAACATGTTGAACTTGGAGTTCATGTAGTAAATTTTTGATCCAAAGTAACTCACAAACACCTTGAGCTATCATTTTATACTCAGCTTCTGCACTTGACCGAGCTATGATATTTTGCTTTTTGCTTTCCCATGTAACAAGATTTCCTCTAATAAAGGTTAAGTAACCTGCTGTTGATTGCCTATCATCAATAGAACCATCCCAATCTGCATCAGTATATCCCTCAACCGACAAAGTTGTCCATTTAGTGAACATAATGCATTTCCCTAGAGAGGATTTCAAGTATTGTAAGATACAAAGAACAACTTCCATATGATCTTCACTTGGAGAGTGCATGAATTGAGTCACTATACTTAGAGAATATGCCAAATCCGACCTAATATGTGCAAGATACATTAACCGACCTATAAGTCTCtgatatctttctttatttgtaggGACTTGATCGAAAAATATGTCGAGCTTCGTATGTTCACTAGTAGGAGTATCAACTGGTTTACATGCTAGCATACCGACTTCTTTAAGTAAGTTTAAAGTGTACATTcgctaaaataaaaacataccTTGCTTATATCGTAGCACTTCAATCCCTAAGAAATACTTGAGATCGCCAAGTCTTTCATTTCAAGCTCTTTAGAAAGATAGTTTTGTAAGGTTATcttttcatcatcatcatctcctATTATAATCATATCGTTAACATATATGATAAGAACTGTTGTTCTTCCCTCCTTATGTTTTATAAAAAGAGTATGATCGAAACTATTTTGTTTATAGCTAAAGGCCTTCATTGAGTTTATAATTGTTTCAATCCATACAAAGACTTCTTCAGTTTACAAACTTGCTTACTTCATTCAACCTGAAACTTACATCTTGGAGGTAGTTCCATGTATACTTCCTTTTGGAGGTCATAATGAAAAAATGTATTCTTCACATCAAATTGATATCAAATTTACAGCCAAGGACAGAAGAATTATGTTAGTATTTATCTTGGCCACTAGAGCAAAAGTTTCTGCATAATCTATCCCTATGTTTGACTATATCCTTTTACAACCAGTCGAGCTTTATATCTCTCCACACTTCCATCTGCTTTATACTTAATGGTATAGATCCACCTACATCCAACATGTTCTTTTCCACTCAGTAGATTTACAACCTCCCAAGTCTCATTCTTTTGAAGagactttatttctttattcattGCTTCTTTCCACCTCAAGTCTTTTATGGCTTCCTGCACATTGTTAGGTACATATGcagaaaataattgatttgcAAATGATTCACATGTCTTTATTAACCTATAGTaagaaacataattaattattggatATTTAGGTTCAGAGTTCATCATGGGTTCATAACTGGATTTAGACTTTCCTCAAGTAGTTCGGTTCGGAAGTATTCTAACAAAGGGTTCCCGAGTTACCTGAAATTCAGCTCGATATGTGTCATCAAGTAAAAGTGACACTAATAGTGGTGCTTCAAGCTCAAATATATACCTTGACCCCGAATATTAAGCTCGAAATGCTCGGTTGTGCCAAGATTAAGAGAATAATGCTCGGGTTTTTCTTATTCGGGTTGTTTTGATAGGTTGAGAGTTTTTATTAGAAGGTCAGGTTGTTCTTGTTCGGGTTGCTCAGTTAGGTCGAGagttttttttgaaagaaggTAAAGAGTTGGAAGAAGGTCGGGAACATGTTTAAGGTCAGATTGTATTTAGAGGTCGGGCTGCAAGTCAATGTTTCTCTCCGTCTGACTTGTAGTAGGAAATACATATGATGTTCATGAAATTGGACATCCATACTAACATACATTCATTATATTGGAGGATGATAACACATATATCCTTTCTAATGAAGACCGTACCCAACAAAAATACAACGAATAATACAAGGTTGGAGCTTGTGGCATTTATGTTGAGGAAGGTGAACAAAGACTGTGCAACCAAGGACTTTAAGAGGTAAGTTCAGTAATGGTGGTGAAGTAAGgcttttatttaatgtattaAGTGGGGTATGGAAGTCTAGAGTATGAGATGGAATTCAATTTATGAGGTAAGTGGCTGCGGATAAAGTTTCTTCCCAATATTGAAGAGGCATATTGGCTTCAAATAGTATAGCTAGTACCATTTCAAGGGatgtcaattttttctttctgcaaCTCCATTCTATTGGGGAGAATAAGAGCATGTGGTCTGATGGATTACACCATGTCATTGGAGGAACTGTATGAGTTCATGATTGATGAATTCACCATCATTATTTGTCTGAAGTACTTGAACTGAAGTTTTATACTGTGTTTGCaccatcaaataaaatttcttgaatAATGAGCAGACCTCTTGCTTGCTTTTCATTAAGCATATCCATGTCATATGACTATAATcgttaataaaagaaataaaccaCCAAGCTCCATTCAGTGTCGGTATCTTTACAGGTCTCCAAACATCAGAGTGTATAATCATAAATGATGCTGGACTTTTATTTAAACTAGTCAAAAAGGGAAATGATGGCTTTTTGCCAGTTCACAAGTTTCACATTTGAAGTTCAAAGTAGATGTTTTTGAAAACAACTTTAGAAacaaatactttaaatatccAAATGATGCATGTCCAAGGCGCTTATGCCGCAACTAGATTGAATTCTCTATTCTTAGTGAAACTGAACTACCATTCACCAAACTTGACTCAGCTAAGGGATTTAAGCTTAATGGTGCAAGATCAAGATAATagagcttttcttttctagtacCACAACCAATCGCCCTATTTGTCTTGATGTTTTTAGAAACACAATAATCAGGCCAAAAAATTACTACACAGTTTAAAAAGGTGGTTAGTTGagatacatatattaaattaaaatttagagataaaataattaaaacagaTTCTAAATTTAGGTTATCAAGTGAGAATGATCCTTTAACCAGTAACACTAGCTTATGTACCATTGGATGTAGACACAATGGATTGTTCGGTTGGTTTTAGCTCGGTAAGTGTGTTAAATAATCCATGTATACAACGGTAAGTGTGTTAAATAATCCATGTATACGACCTAACAAtagcaaaattataaaaaagagttACCTAGTGGTTCTGACGATATAAGTAAAGCAACAACATCTGGCAGGAAGATTACTTGGCTACAACTATTGATATTGATGCAGTTAATTCAGTTTTTGACTTGCATTTTGGGGCTTTAGAAGGATTCCACCATTCAGGATATCCAATTAGGTCATAACATCTGCTTTGAGTATGCCCTGTTGCACCATAATGTGCATATTGCTTTATTAAATTGGTCGATTTATTACCAATATCAAAGCTCTGAGTTGTATTCTGCTGAGCAGATGAGTTAGTTCTTTTGGCGAGCAATGCAGTTGACTCTAAGGAAGCTTGTTCGccaattaagattttttttccaatttgctTCTTGATGAACATATGCATATGTTCGTTCAAGGTCCAAGCTCGGATCCATTTGAAGGATTTCTCCTCTCACTTGTTCAAACTAAGTATTAAGTTCATTTAAGAAGATGTGAATTCTTAACTTCTCTACAACTGCTTTATACATAGTGATGTCCTCATGATCTTTTATTCTTACTTTATCCCAATGATCAAGTTGTTAAAATATCTCAATCAGCTCGCCATAGTAGGTCGGAACCAATCTGCTAAACTGCCGACTTAGGAATACTCATTAATTAAGAGCAAATTTGTTTGATCCATCATAGAATGCTTTTGAAAGAGCACTTCAGATTTCACGGGCTGTATGAATACGAAGATACCTTTTCATGATTTCTAGTGTCATTGATGTGAGTAACCAGCTTCTATTTTTTCTAGTTTTCAGCATACCACTTGCAGTAAGAAGGATCAGTTGATTCGGATTGAGAAAAATCTCCCataatataatctaatttcTCATGCCCAACAATATGCATCTCCATGATTTATGACCAAATCATAATTAGTTTCAGCAAGAGTTATTCCAGCCTTAAAGCCAGaattttcaaagaaaacaTGAATAACTTGTGGTGATGGTATAATGGTGATTTAGTGGGGGTTTCAGATAAAGAGGAAgacatttcttttattgatggaGGCTTTACGCAACCTACTCTTATACCATGAAGAAACTTGATTCaatctattttttctattttataatttacataGTACAATGACTTATATAGATTCTTCTTTACAAGACTCctattttaatacaaattagaaagattaaaaaatatgaacaaatataGTGAGagataaataaaagagatatatattatttagaaGACAAATAACAAATCAAATCTTCTACATTTTTCACCTATTTCTTTCCTGAACAAAGGGTTAGATAACTAATGCTAACTAGCTATTTTGTTGTATTTAATTAGTTGATGTGGCATGGATTCTTATTTTGTAGAAgcattattataatatattactataaagaaacaaaaaaatataaatataattaattaggatATCAATAGATTActacataataaaaattctctttcatctttattaattctttctatttttcatttctttctcattaaattctcttttttttggCTACTTAGTCTCATTATTCTATTAGTCATGTCTATGACCTATTTAGTTTGATTGATTAATGCAACTGATAGCTAGTAGTTGGTAGCtgctaattgataaattaggctgtttaataaaattttattagttttaactGTTAAAATGTTAAATAACCATTAaaggttatatttatttaataaaaatagcttataacaagtaaaaatattatacttttatttaattcaattgtatttat
Coding sequences within:
- the LOC8260417 gene encoding AUGMIN subunit 1, with the translated sequence MSDIISKVDNEQKTSSSNSSSSGGSDASRISEVKAWLTSQFEAAGKDVPEFEYTQRSISHLYNLATLSQSKTNAANILANDFRQKATEYRAQAARIREILENVGLAQESLPSNVVGSAQVLANVANLLNIRDTELSSFLVAMGDISLRKTGVEEKRAKAQKDSKILLDYTRKAIARLTYLKRTLAQLEDDVAPCEAQMENWKTNLAVMASKERQYLQQYSNYKALLNRVGYTPEISHGVLVEMSEHRKELEKKTKPIMDTLRSYQDLPPDKALAALAIEDKKRQYAAAEKYLEDVLHSALATSD